From Spirochaeta isovalerica, the proteins below share one genomic window:
- the rpsU gene encoding 30S ribosomal protein S21, whose translation MANIEVYDDENLEKAIKRFKRKVEKEGIIREFKRRQYFEKPSTKKHEQNKARKRKEQKKLRKLERRKLY comes from the coding sequence ATGGCTAATATAGAAGTTTATGATGATGAAAACCTCGAAAAAGCAATCAAACGCTTTAAGAGGAAGGTTGAAAAAGAGGGAATTATTAGAGAATTCAAAAGAAGACAGTACTTCGAAAAGCCCTCTACCAAAAAACACGAGCAAAACAAAGCCCGTAAAAGAAAAGAACAGAAAAAACTGAGAAAACTCGAGAGAAGAAAGCTCTATTAA